GCACCAGCGCGGCACCGTCGACGATGCCGGAGCTGTTGCCGCCGGTGTGCACGTGGTTGATCTTCTCGACCCAGTGGTAGCGCTGGCGGGCGACGTCGTCGAAGCCGGTCATCGCGGCCAACCCCTCGAAGGCGGGCTTGAGCTTGCCCAGGCCCTCGGCGGTGGTGTCGGGACGCATGTGCTCGTCGTGGTCGAGGATCGTCAAGCCGTTCTGATCCCGAACCGGGACGACGGATTTGGCGAAGTAACCGCCCGACCAGGCTTCTGCCGCCTTCGCCTGCGAGCGCAACGCGTAGGCGTCCACGTCGTCGCGGGTGAAGCCTTCGATCGTGGCGATCAGGTCGGCGCTGATGCCCTGCGGGACGATGTAGGCGTCGTAGCTGGTGACCGGGTCGGCCATCATCGCGCCACCGTCGGAGCCCATCGGCACGCGGCTCATCGACTCGACACCGCCGGCCAGCACCAGGTCGTCCCAACCGGAGCGCACCTTCTGCGCGGCGGTGTTCACTGCTTCCAGACCGGAGGCGCAGAACCGGTTGAGCTGGACGCCACCGACCGTGTCGGGCATACCTGCCGCGAGCACCACCGTGCGGGCGATGTCGCCGCCCTGGTCGCCCACCGGGGACACCACGCCCAGCACGATGTCGCTGATCAGGCTCTCGTCGAGATCGGGGTGGCGCCGACGCAGTTCGCCGACCAGACCAGTCACCAGGTCGAGCGGCTTGACCTCGGTCAGCGATCCATTCTTCTGCTTCCCGCGCGGCGTGCGGATGGCCTCGTAGATGAAGGCTTCTTCGGACATGACTGATTCCTCTTCACGATTGATTTTTCGATCCGTGCGACGGATCGGCCGAGGGCGACGCTAGTCCTCTGGACGCCACCCTAACAAAAGGCCCGGCCAACCTGTTGGTTGGGAGGTTCGCGGCTAGGCATATGGTCGGGCTCCTCACCGGGCCGCATGCGGCCCGCATCGTCGCTCTCCTAGGCTCGACAGCCATGACGGTGCAGGGACTCCAGCCGTACGCAACCACGGTGTTCGCCGAGATGTCCGCACTGGCGGCGCGCGTCGGCGCAGTCAACCTCGGCCAGGGTTTCCCCGACGAGGACGGGCCGCCGGCCATGCTCGCGCTCGCCCGGGACGCCATCGCCGACGGCATCAACCAGTACCCGCCGGGGATCGGCATCCCCGCACTGCGGGAGGCAGTCGCCGCGCAGCGCAAGCGTAAGTACGGCATCGACTACGACCCCGCGACCGAGGTGCTGATCACCGTCGGCGCCACCGAGGCGATCGCCGCCGCGGTGTTCGGACTGGTCGAACCCGGCTCCGAGGTGATCCTGATCCAGCCGTTCTACGACTCCTACTCCCCGGTGGTGGCGATGGCCGGCACCAAACGGGTCGTCGTGCCGATGGTGCCGGACGGGCGTCGTTTCGCACTCGACACCGACGCCCTACGCCACGCGGTGACGCCGCGGACCCGGGCGCTGATACTCAACTCCCCGCACAACCCCACCGGGACCGTGCTGAGCGCCGACGAATTGTCCGCGATCGCCGAGATCGCCGTCGCCGCCGACCTACTGGTCATCACCGACGAGGTCTACGAGCATCTCGTCTTTGACGGGCACCGGCACCTCCCCCTGGCCGGGTTGGACGGGATGGCCAAGCGCACAATCACCATCTCCAGCGCGGCGAAGATGTTCAACTGCACCGGCTGGAAGATCGGCTGGGCCTGCGGGCCGACCGAACTCATCCAGGGCGTGCGGGCCGCCAAGCAGTACCTGACCTATGTCGGCGGCGCCCCCTTCCAGCCGGCGGTGGCCGAAGCCCTCGATACCCAGGACGCCTGGGTGGACGAGCTTCGAAACTCGTTGCAGCACAGACGCGATCGCCTCAGCCGCGGACTGACGGAGATCGGCTTCGATGTGCTCGACAGCGCCGGCACCTACTTCCTCTGCGCCGATCCGCGCCCGCTCGGCTACGACGACAGCACCGCGTTCTGCGCGGCGCTACCCGAACAGGTCGGCGTGGCCGCAATACCGATGACGGCGTTCTGCGATCCCGGCGCCGACGACCGGGCTTCGTGGAATCACCTGGTGCGCTTCACGTTCTGCAAACGTGACGACACCCTGGACGAGGCCATCAGCCGACTGCGGCAGCTACGCGGTTAGGCCCTTCGCGGCGACGATCGCCGTCACTTTGCGGCGCAGACCCTCGGTCGCGGCATAGAGGATCTTCTTGCGCGCCCGGTTGACGAGGAACTCGGGAATGGGAGTCGACGGCTCGAGGGTGATCTCGAAGCGCACCCGCGTCCGGTCCTCGGTCTCGCGCTGCATCGTGTACTCGACGTGCTGCGCGTGCTGCTGCATGGTTTTCCGGGCGTCCCACACCACCCAGTCCGGGCCCCAGTGGTATTCGAGCACCTCGTTGTCGACGATGCCGGAGACGCGGATGCCGACCTTCACGTGATGCGGCCGGCCATCGGGGTAGCGATCGATGACCTCTGCCCGCTTGTGCACCGACGACCAGGTCGGCACCGAGCCAATGTCGGCCAGCACCCCCAGGATCACCTCCGGCGGCGCATCGATGACAACCTCTCGCGATGCTTGTACGGCCACTACGAGCAAACTAGCAACGCAACCTGCGGCGCGGCCTACTGTTGGCGAAATGCAGCAACTGAGTTGGACCGACGACATGTTGCTGCGGGCCGAGCGGCCGGCGACACCGCAACAGATCCAGCTGCTGCTGATCTACGACCCGTCGACCGCCCCGGGCGGCAAGGTCACCTTCAAAGGAATTCTCGAAGAACTCGACGCGCGCCTGCACCTCGCGGAGATCTTCCGTCGCCGCATCACCGAGACACCGGTCGGCCTCGATCGGGCGTACTGGGTGGACGACCCGAACTTCGACCTCGAGTACCACGTTCGGCACATCGGTCTGCCGCAGCCAGGCGACTGGCGACAGCTGTGCATCCAGGTCGCGCGACTGATGGGCCGGCAGATCGACCTGCGCCGGCCGCCCTGGGAGATCACCGTCATCGAGGGACTGAACGCCGTTCCGGGAGTGCCGAAAGGCTCGTTCGCGATGGCGCTGAAACTCCACCACTGCGCGGTCGACGGCATGGCGAGCGTGCAGATGATCGCGGCGTTGCACAACCTCGCCGCGGACAGCCCACGGCCCGCGCCGCCCGACCATCCGTGGCAGCCCGCGGAACTGCCCTCGACCGCAAACCTGTTGTCGCGCACGGCTATCAAGGCGATGACCTACCCGGTGCGGGCGAGCGCGGTGTTCGCCACACATGCACCCAAGGCGGTACTCGGACTGGCCGGCCTGCCCATCAAGCTGGTCAACAGCGTGTCCAAGATGACCGAGCTCAGCGCGCCTTCGCTGCCGCCGAAGACCCGGTTCAACCAAACCGTCTCGCCCCACCGGGTTTTCGAGGCCCGCTTCCACTCACTCGACGACTTCAAGCGGATCAAGGCGCGGGTGCCCGGCGCGACCGTCAACGACGTCGCGCTCGCCTACGTGGGCGGCGCGCTGCGGTGTTACCTGGACGGGCACGGCGAGCTTCCCGACGAATCACTGGTGGCGGCCTGCCCGATGACACTGCGGCAGGCCGACGACACGACCAGCCAGGGCAACGCGCTGTTCGGCCGGTTGCAGTCACTCGGCACCGACATCGCCGACCCGCTGGTGCGGCTCGCCACGATCACCGAGTCGACATCGGGCAGCCGGAACGGCCCGGACCGCTCGTCTCACAGCCAGCTGATCGACGTCATCGGGACGGTGCCGACCGCACTGCTGGGCATCGCAGCCAAGGCCGCCAGCGTGCTGCCGTTCTCCGGCCCGAATGTCGCCAACACGACCGTCACCAACGTCCCGGGCCCGCCCGTGCCGCTGTATTTCTGTGGGGCGCAACTACTACGGGCTGCCGGCCTCGGGCCGCTGATCGGCGGGATGAACCTCATCCATGTCGTCGCCAGCTACAACGGCACGTTGTCGATCAGCGCCACCGCCGACCGCGACTCGCTGCCCGACCCCGGCAACTACGCCGAGTGCATGCAGCACGCCTTCGATGAGTTGCTCTCCATCGCGCAGTGAGAGCGAGTGACGGGATTCGAACCCGTGTGTACGGCTTTGCAGGCCGCTGCCTAGCCGCTCAGCCACACCCGCATGAGGGACTACCGTGCCAGCAGCGCCGCCGGCGGGCCACGGTTTGACTCGGCGGGATCGCTATTGCGAGCGTTCCGATTCGACGACGGCCATCACCTGGTCGCGCAGGCCCTTGGTCGCCGCGTCGAGCACGATCTCGCTCGCCCGCCGAACCACGAAGGCGGGTACCGGTCCGGCGGGTTCGACGGTGATGTCGAAACGCACCCGCGTCCGGTCTTCCCCGACGGGATGGAGGTTGTACTCGACGTGTTGGCCGCGCTGCTGAAAAGTGTCGCTCGCGTCCCACACCACCCAGTTCGGACCCCAGTGGTATTCCAGGATCTCGTTGTCGACGAGCCCGAAGATCTTGATGGTGGCCTTGACGTGATGTGGCCGCCCGTCGGAATACCAGTCGATCACCTGAATCCGCTTGTGCACCGGCGACCATGAGGACAACGACCCGACGTCAGCCAACGCCTCCAGGATCACCCCCGGCGGCGCGTCGATGACGATCTCTCGCGATGCTCGTACGGCCACTAACGACCAAGCTAGCAATTTCGCAGCGGAATTGGGCCGATTACCAGTCGATTTCGTCGAGCGGAGTGGTCGATTGCGGAATCGGACCGACCTGCGCGGGAGGTGTCCGGGAGAACCGCGGCGCGGGTGCGGCCTGATCGGCACCGTGTGCGTTCACCAGCGTCGCGCGCGCATTCAGGTGCGGGTCGGCGGCGGCTTCGCTCCACGTCAGCACCGGGGTGACGCAAGCATCGGTGCCGTCGAAGATCGTCGACCACTCGTCGCGGGTCTTGGCGGCGAACCGCTCCGTGAAGACGTCGAACATCGTTGGGAATTCCCCGATTTCGAACTGACCCGGCACATCGTCGGCCGAGAGTCCCAGGCCGGCCAACAGCGCGGCGAAGAACTGCGGCTCGATCGCGCCGACCGCCATGTATCCGCCATCGGAGGTTTCGTAGCAGCGATAGAACGGGGCGCCGCCGTCGAGCAGAAACGACTCACGTTCGTCGCGCATCGCGCCGGTCGACTTCATCGTCCACATCATCTGCGCCAGCACGCTGACGCCGTCGACCATCGCCGCGTCGATTACCTGCCCCTTGTCGGACCGCTCCCGCTCGTAGAGCGCGGAGACGATGCCGAGCAGCACGAACATCGAGCCGCCGCCGAAGTCGGCCACCAGATTCAGCGGCGGCATCGGCGGCCGGTCGCGGTAGCCGAGCGCCGACAGCGCGCCGGTCTGCGACAGGTAGTTGATGTCGTGTCCGGCGGTGCTGGCCCGCGGCCCGTCCTGGCCCCAGCCGGTGATGCGCGCGAAGATCAGCCGCGGGTTGACCGCCGCGCAATCGTCCGGGCCGATACCGAGACGCTCGCAGGTGCCCGGCCGGAAGCAGTCCAGCAGCACGTCGGCCTTGGCCGCGAGATCCAGCAATTTCTGCGGGTCGGCCTTGACGTCGAGGTCCACGATCCGCTTGCCGCGGTGCAACAGGTCGACATTCTCGGCGGGCAGGACCAGCCCGCCGGGGCGGCGCACCCGCACCACGTCGGCGCCCAGATCCGCGAGCACCATCGCCGCGTGTGGGCCCGGTCCGATGCCGCCGAGTTCGATCACTCGTACCCCATCGAGGGGTCCACGGGTGGTCACGGTCGCTACTGTCCCTTCTTCACCTTCAGCACCTGGTCGCGCAACCCTTTGGTACCGGTGTCGACGGTTCCTTTGATGGCCCGCTTGATGACAAAGCCGGGCAACGGGACAACGGGATCGACACTGATCTCGAAGACGACCTTGGTCTTGTCGCCGTTCGGGGTCAACGTGTACGACGCGTCCTGCGAGCGTTGCTGGCCGGAGCTGACCAGCGTCCAGCTGACCTTGTCTTCGGCCCACGTGTAGGCAACCACCTGTTCGTCGGTGATGCCTGCGGCCTTCACCTTCATCTTCACCTTCAGCGGCCGCCCGTTCTTGTCCTTCTCCAGAACCTCGGCGCTCTGATGCGGCGGCGACCAGCTGGTGACCGAGTCCATGTCGCCGATCACGTCGAGGATCTCCTCGGGAGACGCCTCGATCACGATTTCGCGGGTTTCTTTGATTGCCATGAGCGGACGATAGCGAGACGGCGCCGCGCTGAGGGCGATTTCGCACGCAGACGCGTAGCGTCGATGCGGTGAACGCTGCTGCTTCGTACACCGTCGGCGACTACCTGCTCGACCGGCTCGCAGAGCTAGGGGTCACCGAGGTGTTCGGTGTGCCCGGCGACTACAACCTTGAATTCCTGGATCACATCGTCGCGCATCCACAGCTGCGCTGGGTCGGCAACGCCAACGAGC
The sequence above is a segment of the Candidatus Mycobacterium wuenschmannii genome. Coding sequences within it:
- a CDS encoding CaiB/BaiF CoA transferase family protein, giving the protein MTTRGPLDGVRVIELGGIGPGPHAAMVLADLGADVVRVRRPGGLVLPAENVDLLHRGKRIVDLDVKADPQKLLDLAAKADVLLDCFRPGTCERLGIGPDDCAAVNPRLIFARITGWGQDGPRASTAGHDINYLSQTGALSALGYRDRPPMPPLNLVADFGGGSMFVLLGIVSALYERERSDKGQVIDAAMVDGVSVLAQMMWTMKSTGAMRDERESFLLDGGAPFYRCYETSDGGYMAVGAIEPQFFAALLAGLGLSADDVPGQFEIGEFPTMFDVFTERFAAKTRDEWSTIFDGTDACVTPVLTWSEAAADPHLNARATLVNAHGADQAAPAPRFSRTPPAQVGPIPQSTTPLDEIDW
- a CDS encoding pyridoxal phosphate-dependent aminotransferase — translated: MTVQGLQPYATTVFAEMSALAARVGAVNLGQGFPDEDGPPAMLALARDAIADGINQYPPGIGIPALREAVAAQRKRKYGIDYDPATEVLITVGATEAIAAAVFGLVEPGSEVILIQPFYDSYSPVVAMAGTKRVVVPMVPDGRRFALDTDALRHAVTPRTRALILNSPHNPTGTVLSADELSAIAEIAVAADLLVITDEVYEHLVFDGHRHLPLAGLDGMAKRTITISSAAKMFNCTGWKIGWACGPTELIQGVRAAKQYLTYVGGAPFQPAVAEALDTQDAWVDELRNSLQHRRDRLSRGLTEIGFDVLDSAGTYFLCADPRPLGYDDSTAFCAALPEQVGVAAIPMTAFCDPGADDRASWNHLVRFTFCKRDDTLDEAISRLRQLRG
- a CDS encoding SRPBCC family protein, translating into MAIKETREIVIEASPEEILDVIGDMDSVTSWSPPHQSAEVLEKDKNGRPLKVKMKVKAAGITDEQVVAYTWAEDKVSWTLVSSGQQRSQDASYTLTPNGDKTKVVFEISVDPVVPLPGFVIKRAIKGTVDTGTKGLRDQVLKVKKGQ
- a CDS encoding SRPBCC family protein is translated as MAVRASREIVIDAPPGVILEALADVGSLSSWSPVHKRIQVIDWYSDGRPHHVKATIKIFGLVDNEILEYHWGPNWVVWDASDTFQQRGQHVEYNLHPVGEDRTRVRFDITVEPAGPVPAFVVRRASEIVLDAATKGLRDQVMAVVESERSQ
- a CDS encoding acetyl-CoA C-acetyltransferase, which codes for MSEEAFIYEAIRTPRGKQKNGSLTEVKPLDLVTGLVGELRRRHPDLDESLISDIVLGVVSPVGDQGGDIARTVVLAAGMPDTVGGVQLNRFCASGLEAVNTAAQKVRSGWDDLVLAGGVESMSRVPMGSDGGAMMADPVTSYDAYIVPQGISADLIATIEGFTRDDVDAYALRSQAKAAEAWSGGYFAKSVVPVRDQNGLTILDHDEHMRPDTTAEGLGKLKPAFEGLAAMTGFDDVARQRYHWVEKINHVHTGGNSSGIVDGAALVLVGSEAAGKSQGLTPRARIVATATTGADPTIMLTGPTPATQKALDRAGLTVDDIDLFELNEAFASVVLKFQKDLHIPDEKLNVNGGAIAMGHPLGATGAMITGTMVDELERRNARRAVITLCVGGGMGVATIIERV
- a CDS encoding SRPBCC family protein, whose translation is MAVQASREVVIDAPPEVILGVLADIGSVPTWSSVHKRAEVIDRYPDGRPHHVKVGIRVSGIVDNEVLEYHWGPDWVVWDARKTMQQHAQHVEYTMQRETEDRTRVRFEITLEPSTPIPEFLVNRARKKILYAATEGLRRKVTAIVAAKGLTA
- a CDS encoding WS/DGAT/MGAT family O-acyltransferase, producing MQQLSWTDDMLLRAERPATPQQIQLLLIYDPSTAPGGKVTFKGILEELDARLHLAEIFRRRITETPVGLDRAYWVDDPNFDLEYHVRHIGLPQPGDWRQLCIQVARLMGRQIDLRRPPWEITVIEGLNAVPGVPKGSFAMALKLHHCAVDGMASVQMIAALHNLAADSPRPAPPDHPWQPAELPSTANLLSRTAIKAMTYPVRASAVFATHAPKAVLGLAGLPIKLVNSVSKMTELSAPSLPPKTRFNQTVSPHRVFEARFHSLDDFKRIKARVPGATVNDVALAYVGGALRCYLDGHGELPDESLVAACPMTLRQADDTTSQGNALFGRLQSLGTDIADPLVRLATITESTSGSRNGPDRSSHSQLIDVIGTVPTALLGIAAKAASVLPFSGPNVANTTVTNVPGPPVPLYFCGAQLLRAAGLGPLIGGMNLIHVVASYNGTLSISATADRDSLPDPGNYAECMQHAFDELLSIAQ